Part of the bacterium genome is shown below.
AGAAAGGAGTTCGAGGCGCTGTTCGGCATCGACTACTACCTCAAGAACATCGATGGGATCATCGATCGGGTGTTCGCCCGGAAGGGAGGGAAGGCGTGAAGGCGAAAATCTACGTCACGCTGAAGCGGGGGGTCCTCGACCCGCAGGGAAAGGCGATCCGCGCGTCGCTCTCCCACCTCGGTATCGACGGGGTGGAAGACGTCCGTGTCGGAAAGCTCATGGAGATCACGCTGAAGGAGGTCGGGGTCGACGAGGCGCGCCGCCGCCTCGACGAGGCGTGCCGCCGCCTGCTGGCGAACACCGTGATCGAAGAGTACCGGATCGAGATCGGGGGCTAGGGGAGTCGCGATGAAGACCGCCGTCCTCGTGTTCCCCGGCTCCAACTGCGATCACGACGCCTACCACGCCCTGAAGCACGTCGTCGGGGTGGACGCGGAGTTCGTCTGGCACAAGCGGTCCTCCCTCGAGGGGTTCGACGCAGTCGTCATCCCCGGGGGCTTCACCTACGGCGACTATTTGCGCACGGGGGCGATGGCGAACCTTTCTCCCGTGATGGGCGCGGTGCGCCGGTTCGCGGAAGGCGGGGGGCCGGTCATCGGGATCTGCAACGGCTTCCAGATCCTTCTCGAGGCCGGCCTTCTCCCGGGAGCGATGATCGTGAACGAATCCCTCCGGTTCGTCTGCGACTACGTCCACCTGCTCGCCGGCGCGGATCGAACGCCGTTCACGCGGGGAATCGCCGAAGGGACGATCCTCAAGGTCCCCGTGGCCCATTACCAGGGGAACTATTATGCGGACGAACGGACCTTGTCCTCCCTCGAGGAGCGGGGCCAGGTGGTCTTCCGCTACTGCGACCCGGAGGGGAACGTGACGAAGGCGGCCAATCCGAACGGGTCCGCACGAAACATCGCCGGGATCTGCAACGAGGGGGGAAACGTCCTCGGCATGATGCCCCATCCGGAGCGGTGCGCGGAAGAGGCGATGGGCAGCGCCGACGGACGACGCCTGTTCGACGCGATGGTCGCCTGGCTCGGGGAGAGGAGAGCATGAAGGAGAAACCGGTGACCCCGGAACTGGCGCGGGAGCACGGGCTCTCCGACGTGGAATACGGCACGGTCCTCTCGATCCTCGGACGCGCCCCGAGCCTTACCGAGCTCGGGATCTTCTCCGTCATGTGGAGCGAACACTGCTCCTACAAGAGCTCGCGGATCCACCTGAGGAAATTCCCGACGAAGGGTCCCCGCGTTCTGCAGGGTCCCGGGGAAAACGCCGGGATCGTCGACATCGGCGGCGGGCTCGCGGTGGTCTTCAAGATGGAGAGCCACAATCACCCCTCCTTCATCGAGCCGTACCAGGGGGCCGCGACGGGCGTGGGCGGCATCCTGCGGGACGTCTTCACCATGGGGGCCCGCCCCATCGCGTCGCTGAACTCCCTCCGCTTCGGCCGTCCCGACCACCCGCGGACCCGGTACCTGGTATCCGGCGTGGTGTCGGGGATCGCCGGATACGGCAACTGCATCGGCGTCCCGACCGTCGGCGGGGAGGTCTCCTTCGACGAGTGCTACGACGGGAACATCCTCGTGAACGCCTTCACACTGGGCGTGGTGCGACACGAGCGGATCTGGCTCGGCACCGCCGCGGGCGTGGGGAACCCGGTCATCTACGTCGGGTCGAAGACCGGGCGCGACGGCATCCACGGGGCGACGATGGCCTCCGGCGAGTTCGACGAGAAGTCCGAGGAGAAGCGGCCCACCGTCCAGGTGGGGGATCCGTTCACGGAGAAGCTCCTTCTGGAGGCGTGCCTCGAGCTCATGCGCACCGACGCGATCGTCGGGATCCAGGACATGGGCGCGGCGGGACTCACCTCCTCCTCGTTCGAGATGGCTTCCCGGGGGGGAACCGGGTTTCTGATGGACCTCGACCGGGTGCCGCAGCGCGAGGAGGGGATGACCCCCTACGAGCTGATGCTCTCGGAGTCCCAGGAACGGATGCTCATCGTCGCGAAGAAGGGACGGGAGGGCGAGGTACGGGAGATCTTCGAGAAGTGGGACCTCGACGTCTCCGTGATCGGCGAGGTCACCGGGGACGGGATCGGCCGGGTGCGGTGGCGCGGAATGACGGTCGCGGAGGTCCCGATCGCCGCGTTGACCGACAAGGCGCCCGTCTACGACCGGCCGGCGGTGCGTCCGGAGGGCCAGGACGCCCTCCAGAGGCTCGATCCCGCGGGGCTCCCGGCGCCTTCGGACCTTGGGGAGACGTGGGTGCGCCTGATGGGCGGCCCCGAGCTGGCGGACCGGAAGTGGGTCTATCGCCAGTACGACCACATGATCCGGACGAACACCTTGATCCTCCCCGGCTCGGACGCGGCCGTGCTGCGGGTCAAGGGGACGCGGAAGGGGATCGCGCTGTCGGTGGACTGCAACAGCCGGTACTGCTACCTGGACCCGTTCGTCGGCGGGATGATCGCCGTGTGCGAGGCGGCCCGCAACGTCTCCTGCTCGGGCGCGGAGCCGATCGGGCTCTCGGACTGCCTGAACTTCGGCAACCCCGAGAAGCCGGAGGTCATGTGGCAGTTCCGCTCCGCGATCGAGGGGATGGCGAAGGCGTGCGAGGCCCTCGGCGTCCCCGTGGTCTCCGGAAACGTCTCCTTCTACAACGAGACGATGGGAAAGGGGATCCACCCCACCCCCGCGGTGGCGATGGTCGGGTTGCTCGAGGACGCTTCGAAGCGACGGGTCCAATGGTTTTCCGGCGACGGCGACCTCATTCTGCTGGCGGGGGCGGATCGCCTCGGCGTTCACCTGGGCGGGTCCCTCTACCTGAAGGAGGTCCACGGAAAGGTGGCGGGAACCCCGCCCCCGGTCGACCTCGCCCACGAGAAGCGGCTCCAGGTGTTCCTGCGGGAGGCTGCCTCGTCCGACCTGATCGCCTCGGCCCACGACCTCGCCGAGGGAGGACTCGCCTGCGCCCTCGCCGAGTCGTGCATCACGGGCCCCGGTCACCCGATGGGCGCGCGGGTCCGCAACCTGTTTCCGGAGGCGATCCGGCCTGATTTCGCCATGTTCTCCGAGTGCCAGGGGGCCGTCCTGCTCTCGTGCGCGCCGGCGAAGCGGGAGGCCCTCTTCGATCTCGCCCACCGCATTCGTATTACAATGGTGCAAAT
Proteins encoded:
- the purS gene encoding phosphoribosylformylglycinamidine synthase subunit PurS, with the protein product MKAKIYVTLKRGVLDPQGKAIRASLSHLGIDGVEDVRVGKLMEITLKEVGVDEARRRLDEACRRLLANTVIEEYRIEIGG
- the purQ gene encoding phosphoribosylformylglycinamidine synthase subunit PurQ — encoded protein: MKTAVLVFPGSNCDHDAYHALKHVVGVDAEFVWHKRSSLEGFDAVVIPGGFTYGDYLRTGAMANLSPVMGAVRRFAEGGGPVIGICNGFQILLEAGLLPGAMIVNESLRFVCDYVHLLAGADRTPFTRGIAEGTILKVPVAHYQGNYYADERTLSSLEERGQVVFRYCDPEGNVTKAANPNGSARNIAGICNEGGNVLGMMPHPERCAEEAMGSADGRRLFDAMVAWLGERRA
- the purL gene encoding phosphoribosylformylglycinamidine synthase subunit PurL, translating into MKEKPVTPELAREHGLSDVEYGTVLSILGRAPSLTELGIFSVMWSEHCSYKSSRIHLRKFPTKGPRVLQGPGENAGIVDIGGGLAVVFKMESHNHPSFIEPYQGAATGVGGILRDVFTMGARPIASLNSLRFGRPDHPRTRYLVSGVVSGIAGYGNCIGVPTVGGEVSFDECYDGNILVNAFTLGVVRHERIWLGTAAGVGNPVIYVGSKTGRDGIHGATMASGEFDEKSEEKRPTVQVGDPFTEKLLLEACLELMRTDAIVGIQDMGAAGLTSSSFEMASRGGTGFLMDLDRVPQREEGMTPYELMLSESQERMLIVAKKGREGEVREIFEKWDLDVSVIGEVTGDGIGRVRWRGMTVAEVPIAALTDKAPVYDRPAVRPEGQDALQRLDPAGLPAPSDLGETWVRLMGGPELADRKWVYRQYDHMIRTNTLILPGSDAAVLRVKGTRKGIALSVDCNSRYCYLDPFVGGMIAVCEAARNVSCSGAEPIGLSDCLNFGNPEKPEVMWQFRSAIEGMAKACEALGVPVVSGNVSFYNETMGKGIHPTPAVAMVGLLEDASKRRVQWFSGDGDLILLAGADRLGVHLGGSLYLKEVHGKVAGTPPPVDLAHEKRLQVFLREAASSDLIASAHDLAEGGLACALAESCITGPGHPMGARVRNLFPEAIRPDFAMFSECQGAVLLSCAPAKREALFDLAHRIRITMVQMGVVGGEHVDIEGLARVGVAELRAAWSEGFAEALGLEG